The Anopheles coluzzii chromosome 2, AcolN3, whole genome shotgun sequence genome window below encodes:
- the LOC120953161 gene encoding DNA translocase FtsK-like, with amino-acid sequence MRSHVRGIICCLPIIVALLTFVAVCRGTPVQKSAPGIEILPAAFSNGNGPSYVVVGDNENQPAAAAAVPLQFQSRIDIPVATTTQQPSTTPIVYQPAPQPAPVQYQQPQPQPVQYQQPQQVQYEQPAPQQVQYQQPVQQYQQPVQQYQQPVQQYQQPEYQQPASMYYQQQPVQYAQPPAAYSPYNEQQYNRRPRPETSSSSPGFLDTIARAFGLNAGTNSRAPRPATTSSSSGLGLLGMALGLG; translated from the exons ATGCGCTCCCACGTGAGAGGAATCATTTGTTGTTTGCCCATCATCGTGGCGCTGCTTACATTTGTTGCGGTTTGCCGTGGCACACCCGTTCAGAAGTCGGCACCCGGCATCGAGATACTTCCGGCTG CATTTTCCAACGGAAATGGACCAAGCTATGTAGTAGTGGGTGATAATGAAA ATCAACCTGCTGCAGCCGCTGCCGTACCGCTACAGTTTCAATCGCGAATAGACATTCCAGTTGCGACAACAACGCAGCAACCCTCAACAACACCGATCGTTTATCAACCAGCGCCACAGCCAGCTCCGGTCCAGTATCAGCAACCTCAGCCGCAACCGGTCCAGTATCAGCAACCGCAGCAAGTACAGTATGAACAGCCGGCACCACAGCAGGTCCAGTATCAACAGCCAGTTCAGCAGTATCAACAGCCAGTCCAGCAATACCAACAGCCAGTCCAGCAGTACCAACAGCCGGAGTACCAGCAACCAGCTTCAATGTACTACCAGCAGCAACCCGTACAATACGCACAACCGCCAGCAGCGTACTCACCGTACAACGAGCAGCAGTACAACCGTCGGCCACGACCGGAAACATCTTCGTCATCCCCAG GCTTCTTGGATACGATTGCCCGAGCATTCGGTTTAAACGCGGGAACCAACTCTAGAGCTCCGCGGCCTGCTACGACCTCCTCTTCGTCTGGGCTGGGGCTTTTGGGGATGGCACTTGG GCTAGGATAG
- the LOC120951346 gene encoding calphotin-like: MSQRSPIMSKHICKNPKNLFCFVCGLYTPSHHKRSIMTRPLLLAYEAHFTARTVPENYQHGPPSVCNVCNNALLRWQNGTCPKPELPFAIPMLWSASTDHATDCYFCLTRTASSPDGKTITKANASVVYPSVKSAIRPKVFSNQRAVMFHPIHSTIRPPAVSVAVTTGKVEASDSKPIAVRTVTVTAVKREESPTVKPQQQLRVVTRHSLPASQQPAPASVQLKPVPTVISTTVSGVKRKAVPDPSVLYDMTKVRLRHSEPSVVLEKSEKLVPARPPIAIVRRPVTAGTVSTNAPKILNVFSLNKNAINSDSKQLILPAAKLQPKPIAPTQRPVTIEIDDDDDEEMNGRDPQDPPSPEPPLPRLVPIKQEREPLIVTKQPPPRTVPKQIAEVRVVKVERLSPTASEQKAQPTPTATRATTGFINLCDLASAPSTHNGMMVVKMPPVSEAQPKPVPVMAPKVVAAPTPVVAPTTPDSTGTNGGGGGGGGGSASEQEEVPHRITQSELILLLRELELPKEKSAILIDRLKKWNLLAVELVGSNRSRPSTDPAPQTVTQPSAVTTPATTITTTPVASPAAAAVSSSTSTKPTPVNSSLAKPTPAKPPIPAVSVAVTTRTQCGPYTGTVTTLTNMKDLQVRSTRAAQKPPIITSSTNSNGGGGGTKPQEGGGGCVGETKPPIPKVITTSVTTRSAKNALDKQNYTPPARIK; the protein is encoded by the exons ATGAGCCAAAGGTCCCCGATCATGTCGAAGCACATCTGCAAAAATCCGAAAAATCTCTTCTGCTTCGTGTGCGGCCTGTACACACCGTCGCACCACAAGCGGTCGATCATGACgcggccgctgctgctggcgtacGAGGCCCACTTTACGGCGCGCACCGTGCCGGAAAACTACCAGCACGGGCCGCCGTCCGTGTGCAACGTGTGCAACAATGCGCTGCTGCGGTGGCAGAACGGCACGTGCCCGAAGCCGGAGCTGCCGTTCGCGATCCCGATGCTGTGGAGCGCCTCGACCGACCACGCCACGGATTGCTACTTCTGCCTGACGCGTACCGCGTCGTCGCCGGACGGGAAAACCATCACCAAAGCGAACGCATCGGTCGTGTACCCGTCGGTGAAGTCGGCCATACGGCCCAAAGTGTTCTCCAACCAGCGGGCGGTGATGTTCCATCCGATACACAGCACGATCCGTCCACCGGCAGTCTCCGTCGCCGTCACCACCGGCAAGGTGGAAGCGAGTGACAGCAAACCGATCGCCGTGCGCACGGTCACCGTCACTGCGGTCAAGCGGGAAGAATCTCCAACTGTAAAGCCTCAGCAGCAGCTAAGGGTCGTCACACGGCACAGCTTGCCGGCCTCGCAACAACCGGCCCCGGCGAGTGTGCAATTGAAGCCAGTGCCGACAGTTATCAGCACGACAGTGAGTGGCGTAAAGCGCAAAGCCGTCCCAGACCCGAGTGTATTGTACGACATGACCAAGGTAAGGCTGCGCCATTCCGAACCATCGGTTGTGCTGGAAAAAAGTGAGAAACTGGTACCCGCGAGACCACCCATCGCGATCGTACGACGCCCGGTGACAGCGGGCACAGTCAGCACGAATGCTCCCAAGATATTGAACGTGTTCTCCCTCAACAAGAATGCGATCAACAGTG ACTCCAAGCAATTGATTTTACCCGCTGCAAAACTCCAGCCCAAACCCATCGCTCCAACCCAGCGACCGGTAACGATAGAaatcgatgacgatgatgatgaggagaTGAATGGAAGGGATCCACAGGATCCCCCGTCTCCTGAACCACCGCTGCCGAGATTGGTTCCGATCAAGCAGGAAAGGGAACCGCTCATCGTCACAAAGCAGCCGCCACCCCGAACGGTTCCAAAGCAGATTGCCGAAGTGCGGGTCGTTAAGGTGGAGCGATTGAGCCCAACGGCGTCGGAGCAGAAAGCACAGCCGACACCAACAGCTACCCGGGCGACGACGGGCTTTATTAATCTCTGCGATCTAGCATCGGCACCCTCGACCCACAACGGCatgatggtggtgaaaatGCCACCCGTCAGCGAGGCACAGCCGAAACCGGTTCCGGTGATGGCCCCAAAGGTTGTAGCTGCGCCTACTCCCGTCGTTGCACCAACAACACCCGACAGTACGGGCACtaatggcggtggtggtggtggtggtggtggtagtgcttCCGAGCAGGAGGAAGTGCCCCATCGCATCACACAGTCGGAGCTGATACTGTTGCTTCGCGAGCTGGAACTGCCCAAAGAGAAGTCGGCCATCCTGATCGATCGGCTGAAAAAGTGGAATCTGCTCGCGGTCGAGCTGGTCGGTTCGAACCGTTCCCGGCCGTCGACTGATCCAGCCCCGCAAACGGTTACGCAACCGTCGGCAGTAACgacaccagcaacaacaataacaaccacTCCCGTAGCATCACCTGCCGCAGCTGCTGTGTCGTCTTCGACTTCGACTAAACCGACACCGGTCAATTCGTCACTGGCCAAACCGACACCGGCTAAACCGCCAATACCGGCCGTTTCGGTCGCTGTAACAACGCGAACACAGTGTGGACCGTACACCGGAACCGTCACGACGCTGACGAACATGAAAGACCTGCAAGTGCGCAGTACCCGGGCCGCGCAAAAACCGCCCATCATTActagcagcaccaacagcaacggtggcggcggcggcaccaAGCCGCaggagggtggtggtggttgtgttgGTGAAACGAAACCACCAATACCAAAGGTCATCACGACTAGCGTCACTACGCGCAGCGCCAAAAATGCGCTGGACAAACAAAATTATACCCCTCCGGCGCGGATAAAATGA